The following proteins are co-located in the Solanum pennellii chromosome 1, SPENNV200 genome:
- the LOC107006489 gene encoding methionine S-methyltransferase → MAVNGLCTSTDDFLKRCEQSGDAAYSMLRSLLERLEDPVTRKEARIFLTLLQKRFATKEASDQCLQTYHFQIQDIVLEQYEGFQKRKKLTMMVIPSIFIPEDWSFTFYEGLNRHPDSIFQDKTVAELGCGNGWISIAIAEKWSPSKVYGLDINPRAVKISWINLYLNALDDNGEPIYDDEKKTLLDRIEFHESDLLAYCKDNRIELERIVGCIPQILNPNPDAMSKLITENASEEFLHSLSNYCALQGFVEDQFGLGLIARAVEEGISVIKPSGIMIFNMGGRPGQGVCKRLFERRGLRVNKLWQTKILQAADTDISALVEIEKSSMHRFEFFMGLVGDQPICARTAWAYGKAGGRISHALSVYSCQLRQPSQVKKIFEFVKNGFHDISTSLDLSFEDDAVADEKIPFLAYLASMLKENSVFPYESPAGSRWFRNQIAGFMKTYHHFPLMADNVVVFPSRAVAIENLLRLFLPHLAIVDDQLSHHLPRQWLTSLKMEKSQSDSNLEDVITVIEAPHQSDSMIELIKKLKPEVVVTGMAQFESVTSSSFEYLLDITREIGCRLFLDISDQFELSSLPKSNGVLKYLAGAPLPSHATIVCGLVKNQVYSDLEVAFVISEDETIYKALSKTMELLQGNTALISQYYYGCLFHELLSFQLADRRPPAERENEKLKAPKMIGFPSSVNSVLNHAELSVTDSDNALIHMDVDQSFLPIPTPVKAAIFESFVRQNIAESEIDVTGNIRQLIESSYGFSTNSKTEFIYADCPLALFSKLVLCCIHEGGTLCFPAGSNGSYVSAAKFVKANIAYIPTNPEDGFKLTQKTVESFLKTVNRPWIFISGPTVNPTGQLYSNEEIKSILSVCSKFGARVIIDTSFSGVEFNSKGLDGWNLKDTLAQLRSQNQSFCVSLLGGLFLKMLTAGVTFGFLLVDQPALIEAFHSFPGLSKPHSTIKYQVKKLLDSRERTAELSNAVSEHENILASRYKLLKKTLESCGWDVLEAYSGVSVVAKPSTYLGKTVKIGKDSFSWEGKLDDTNIREAMLKTTGLCINSSTWTGIPGYCRFTIALEDGHFERALACIVKFRDMVDK, encoded by the exons ATGGCGGTGAATGGACTCTGTACGTCGACCGATGACTTCCTCAAACGGTGTGAGCAGTCCGGTGATGCTGCTTACAGTATGCTCCGATCACTCCTTGAACGACTGGAGGATCCGGTTACCCGGAAAGAGGCTCGGATCTTCCTAACGCTTCTTCAGAAACGTTTTGCAACTAAAGAAGCCTCCGATCAATGCCTTCAAACTTACCATTTCCAGATTCAGGATATTGTCCTTGAGCAATATGAAG gttttcAGAAACGTAAGAAACTGACAATGATGGTCATCCCCAGTATCTTTATCCCAGAGGACTGGTCCTTCACTTTTTATGAGGGACTAAATAGACATCCGGATTCCATTTTCCAGGACAAAACAGTTGCTGAGTTGGGATGTGGAAATGGATGGATATCTATTGCCATTGCCGAGAAATGGTCACCATCAAAG gTATATGGGCTTGATATAAATCCAAGAGCAGTAAAGATCTCATGGATAAATTTGTACCTGAATGCTCTGGACGACAATGGTGAACcaatatatgatgatgaaaagAAAACACTGCTAGATAGGATAGAGTTTCATGAATCTGATCTACTAGCTTATTGCAAAGATAATCGTATAGAACTTGAACGAATTGTTGGTTGCATACCTCAG ATTCTTAATCCAAATCCAGATGCAATGTCCAAGTTGATTACTGAAAATGCTAGTGAAGAATTTCTGCATTCATTAAGCAATTATTGTGCGCTTCAG GGCTTTGTTGAAGATCAGTTTGGCTTAGGGCTTATTGCAAGGGCAGTAGAAGAAGGTATTTCTGTCATAAAGCCATCAGGCATTATGATTTTCAACATGGGAGGCCGTCCAGGGCAAGGTGTTTGCAAACGGTTATTCGAGCGCCGTGGTCTTCGTGTGAACAAGCTTTGGCAGACTAAAATTCTTCAG GCAGCTGATACAGATATATCAGCTCTAGTTGAAATCGAGAAAAGCAGCATGCATCGGTTTGAATTTTTCATGGGGCTTGTTGGAGACCAGCCTATCTGTGCTCGAACAGCATGGGCCTATGGCAAGGCTGGTGGCCGGATCTCTCATGCTTTATCCGTGTACAGCTGTCAACTTCGTCAGCCAAGTCAG GTTAAAAAGATATTTGAGTTCGTAAAAAACGGATTCCACGATATCAGTACTTCTCTGGATTTATCATTTGAAGATGATGCTGTAGCAGATGAGAAGATTCCTTTCCTAGCTTATCTTGCTAGCATGCTCAAGGAGAACTCTGTTTTCCCATATGAGTCACCTGCTGGAAGCAGATGGTTCCGCAATCAGATTGCTGGCTTTATGAAAACGTATCACCATTTTCCTCTTATGGCTGAT AATGTCGTTGTCTTCCCTTCAAGGGCTGTGGCGATAGAGAATCTGTTGCGGTTAttcttgccacatcttgcaaTTGTGGATGACCAACTGTCACATCACCTGCCTAGGCAATGGCTGACCTCATTGAAGATGGAG AAAAGTCAATCTGATAGTAATTTGGAGGATGTCATCACTGTTATTGAAGCTCCACATCAATCTGACTCGATGATTGAACTGATAAAGAAGCTGAAGCCCGAAGTTGTCGTTACTGGGATGGCGCAGTTTGAATCAGTTACTAGCTCTTCTTTTGAATACCTACTTGACATCACGAGGGAAATTGGATGTCGTCTGTTTTTAGACATATCTGACCAGTTTGAGCTATCCAGCCTGCCCAAATCTAATGGGGTCCTGAAATACCTTGCTGGAGCTCCTCTTCCCTCACATGCAACTATTGTCTGTGGCTTAGTAAAGAATCAG gTATATTCTGATCTGGAGGTAGCATTCGTCATATCAGAAGACGAAACTATCTATAAAGCATTATCCAAAACGATGGAATTATTACAAGGAAATACTGCTCTTATAAGCCAATATTATTATGGCTGTCTTTTCCATGAGCTGCTATCGTTtcagcttgctgatcgacgtCCACCTGCTGAG AGAGAAAACGAGAAGTTGAAAGCACCCAAGATGATTGGCTTTCCTAGCTCTGTCAACTCAGTACTCAATCATGCAGAGTTATCTGTTACTGATTCAGACAATGCTCTCATTCACATGGATGTGGATCAAAGTTTTTTACCTATACCAACTCCTGTCAAGGCAGCCATCTTTGAGAGTTTTGTGAGACAGAACATTGCAGAGTCAGAAATTGATGTCACAGGCAACATTAGACAGCTAATTGAGAGCAGTTATGGTTTCTCAACGAACAGCAAGACGGAATTCATATATGCTGACTGCCCTCTAGCTCTTTTTAGTAAATTGGTACTTTGTTGCATCCATGAAGGTGGGACTCTATGCTTCCCAGCTGGCTCAAACGGTAGTTATGTGTCTGCTGCCAAATTTGTGAAAGCAAATATAGCTTATATCCCTACGAACCCAGAGGATGGGTTCAAATTGACACAGAAAACAGTTGAAAGTTTTTTGAAGACCGTCAACAGACCTTGGATTTTTATTTCTGGACCAACTGTCAATCCTACTGGGCAGCTTTACAGCAATGAGGAGATAAAGAGTATATTATCTGTGTGCTCAAAGTTTGGTGCTAGGGTCATAATTGATACTTCATTTTCTGGTGTGGAATTCAACTCCAAGGGCTTGGATGGCTGGAATTTGAAGGACACTCTAGCTCAACTAAGATCTCAGAATCAGTCATTCTGTGTTTCTTTGCTTGGAGGATTGTTTCTGAAGATGCTTACTGCTGGAGTCACATTTGGATTTCTACTTGTAGACCAGCCTGCGCTAATTGAAGCATTCCACAGTTTTCCAGGTTTGAGTAAACCTCACAGCACTATCAAATACCAAGTAAAGAAGCTGTTGGATTCAAGAGAACGAACAGCAGAACTTTCCAATGCTGTCTCAGAGCATGAAAATATCCTGGCTAGTCGATATAAGCTCTTGAAAAAG ACCCTTGAAAGTTGTGGCTGGGATGTGCTCGAGGCTTATTCTGGCGTTTCAGTGGTGGCAAAGCCATCTACCTACCTTGGGAAGACGGTGAAAATTGGCAAAGATTCATTTTCATGGGAAGGCAAACTTGATGACACAAATATTAGAGAAGCCATGCTTAAAACCACGGGCTTGTGCATCAATAGCTCTACATGGACCGGAATTCCTGGTTACTGTCGCTTCACCATTGCCTTAGAAGATGGCCATTTCGAACGTGCATTAGCTTGCATTGTCAAATTTAGAGATATGGTCGATAAATGA
- the LOC107008010 gene encoding uncharacterized protein LOC107008010 isoform X2: protein MALQLQLQPTVRNGVFQYPSAIRLSGNSKKVSFQAQATPTRTQRIMEGIAVSGEVGGAGGAYSYTALKRLDQLLSKICSASAEPQKVVSSVPGSYKDSEHVGNSEEMFDVIVCGGTLGIFIATALSSKGLRVGVVERNVLKGREQEWNISRKELLELVEVGVLTEDDIEEATAASFNPNRCGFEGKGDIWVQGILNLGVSPVKLVEIVKDRFDSLGGVTFEGYSVSNISVYQDAAVLQLKEGKTLFSRLIIDAMGNFSPIVKQIRCGRKPDGMCLVVGTCCRGFKENSTSDVIFSSASAKEVGQSLVQYFWEAFPAGSGPIDRTTYMFTYVDPQPGSPQLEELLEDYWDLMPKYQGVSFDDLEILRIIFGIFPTYRDSPLPAAFDRILQFGDASGIQSPVSFGGFGSLTRHLGRLTTGIYEALEGNFLDSKSLSMLNPYMPNLSSSWLFQRAMSAKKQSNVPPDFINELLSANFISMKKLGDPVLRPFLQDVIQFGPLVKTLGLITLTRPQIIPSIFKQVGIPVLLEWFGHFIMLGYYTFLSTFLDPTIRPLIESFPAKMRYEWKRGLEAWQYGAGLDYKLSPSEAHETANRSDPS, encoded by the exons ATGGCGCTTCAGCTTCAGCTGCAACCAACTGTGAGAAATGGAGTCTTTCAGTACCCTTCTGCAATTAGACTTTCCGGGAATAGCaaaaaagtttcttttcaaGCACAAGCCACTCCTACAAGAACACAG AGGATAATGGAGGGAATTGCAGTAAGTGGGGAGGTGGGTGGCGCTGGTGGTGCATACTCATATACTGCATTGAAAAGATTGGACCAGTTGTTGTCTAAAATTTGCTCTGCTTCAGCAG AGCCCCAGAAAGTTGTTTCCTCTGTCCCCGGATCATACAAAGATTCTGAGCATGTTGGAAATTCGGAGGAAATGTTTGATGTCATCGTTTGTGGAGGTACTTTGGGAATCTTCATTGCCACAGCATTAAGTTCCAAAGGTCTTCGAGTtggagttgtggaaaggaatgTTTTAAAAGGG AGGGAGCAAGAGTGGAACATATCAAGGAAAGAGTTACTGGAACTTGTTGAAGTTGGCGTTTTAACTGAAGATGACATTGAAGAGGCTACTGCAGCCAGTTTCAATCCT AATAGATGTGGATTTGAAGGGAAGGGAGACATTTGGGTCCAGGGCATTCTCAATCTTGGTGTTTC GCCAGTAAAGCTTGTGGAGATTGTGAAAGATCGTTTTGATTCCCTTGGAGGTGTAACTTTTGAAGGTTACAGCGTCTCTAACATATCCGTCTATCAGGATGCAGCA gTCTTGCAACTAAAGGAGGGGAAGACTTTATTCTCGCGTCTTATCATTGATGCAATGGGGAATTTTTCTCCTATTGTAAAGCAG ATTAGATGTGGAAGGAAACCAGATGGTATGTGCCTTGTGGTTGGGACTTGCTGCCGTGGTTTTAAGGAGAACTCTACAAGTGATGTCATATTTAGCAGTGCTAGCGCAAAGGAAGTTGGCCAGTCACTAGTCCAATATTTCTGGGAG GCATTTCCTGCTGGCTCGGGTCCCATAGACCGAACCACTTATATGTTCACTTATGTTGATCCTCAACCCGGGTCTCCACAGCTGGAAGAGTTACTAGAAGATTACTGGGATCTGATGCCAAAGTATCAG GGCGTGTCTTTCGACGATCTGGAAATCTTGAGGATAATATTTGGTATTTTCCCAACATATAGAGACAG TCCATTGCCAGCAGCGTTTGATCGTATTTTACAG TTTGGGGATGCTAGTGGCATACAGTCACCGGTTTCTTTTGGTGGTTTTGGGAGCTTGACTAGGCACCTGGGGAGATTGACAACTG GTATATATGAGGCACTTGAAGGCAATTTTCTGGACTCTAAAAGCTTGTCAATGTTGAATCCTTACATG CCAAACTTGAGCTCTTCCTGGTTATTTCAAAGGGCAATGTCAGCAAAAAAACAGTCCAACGTTCCACCAGATTTTATTAATGAACTTCTTTCTGCCAATTTCATAAGTATGAAG AAACTAGGGGATCCTGTCTTGAGACCTTTTCTTCAG GATGTTATACAGTTTGGGCCTCTTGTGAAAACACTAGGTCTCATAACGTTAACGAGACCTCAGATTATTCCATCAATATTCAAGCAG GTCGGAATTCCTGTGCTTCTTGAATGGTTTGGACATTTTATCATGCTGGGATACTATACATTTCTCTCTACCTTCCTCGACCCTACCATTAG GCCATTGATAGAATCATTTCCAGCCAAGATGAGATATGAATGGAAACGCGGACTTGAAGCTTGGCAATATGGAGCTGGTTTAGACTACAAACTGAGTCCCTCTGAAGCTCACGAGACGGCTAATAGATCAGATCCTAGCTAG
- the LOC107008010 gene encoding uncharacterized protein LOC107008010 isoform X1 → MALQLQLQPTVRNGVFQYPSAIRLSGNSKKVSFQAQATPTRTQRIMEGIAVSGEVGGAGGAYSYTALKRLDQLLSKICSASAVVEEPQKVVSSVPGSYKDSEHVGNSEEMFDVIVCGGTLGIFIATALSSKGLRVGVVERNVLKGREQEWNISRKELLELVEVGVLTEDDIEEATAASFNPNRCGFEGKGDIWVQGILNLGVSPVKLVEIVKDRFDSLGGVTFEGYSVSNISVYQDAAVLQLKEGKTLFSRLIIDAMGNFSPIVKQIRCGRKPDGMCLVVGTCCRGFKENSTSDVIFSSASAKEVGQSLVQYFWEAFPAGSGPIDRTTYMFTYVDPQPGSPQLEELLEDYWDLMPKYQGVSFDDLEILRIIFGIFPTYRDSPLPAAFDRILQFGDASGIQSPVSFGGFGSLTRHLGRLTTGIYEALEGNFLDSKSLSMLNPYMPNLSSSWLFQRAMSAKKQSNVPPDFINELLSANFISMKKLGDPVLRPFLQDVIQFGPLVKTLGLITLTRPQIIPSIFKQVGIPVLLEWFGHFIMLGYYTFLSTFLDPTIRPLIESFPAKMRYEWKRGLEAWQYGAGLDYKLSPSEAHETANRSDPS, encoded by the exons ATGGCGCTTCAGCTTCAGCTGCAACCAACTGTGAGAAATGGAGTCTTTCAGTACCCTTCTGCAATTAGACTTTCCGGGAATAGCaaaaaagtttcttttcaaGCACAAGCCACTCCTACAAGAACACAG AGGATAATGGAGGGAATTGCAGTAAGTGGGGAGGTGGGTGGCGCTGGTGGTGCATACTCATATACTGCATTGAAAAGATTGGACCAGTTGTTGTCTAAAATTTGCTCTGCTTCAGCAG TTGTTGAAGAGCCCCAGAAAGTTGTTTCCTCTGTCCCCGGATCATACAAAGATTCTGAGCATGTTGGAAATTCGGAGGAAATGTTTGATGTCATCGTTTGTGGAGGTACTTTGGGAATCTTCATTGCCACAGCATTAAGTTCCAAAGGTCTTCGAGTtggagttgtggaaaggaatgTTTTAAAAGGG AGGGAGCAAGAGTGGAACATATCAAGGAAAGAGTTACTGGAACTTGTTGAAGTTGGCGTTTTAACTGAAGATGACATTGAAGAGGCTACTGCAGCCAGTTTCAATCCT AATAGATGTGGATTTGAAGGGAAGGGAGACATTTGGGTCCAGGGCATTCTCAATCTTGGTGTTTC GCCAGTAAAGCTTGTGGAGATTGTGAAAGATCGTTTTGATTCCCTTGGAGGTGTAACTTTTGAAGGTTACAGCGTCTCTAACATATCCGTCTATCAGGATGCAGCA gTCTTGCAACTAAAGGAGGGGAAGACTTTATTCTCGCGTCTTATCATTGATGCAATGGGGAATTTTTCTCCTATTGTAAAGCAG ATTAGATGTGGAAGGAAACCAGATGGTATGTGCCTTGTGGTTGGGACTTGCTGCCGTGGTTTTAAGGAGAACTCTACAAGTGATGTCATATTTAGCAGTGCTAGCGCAAAGGAAGTTGGCCAGTCACTAGTCCAATATTTCTGGGAG GCATTTCCTGCTGGCTCGGGTCCCATAGACCGAACCACTTATATGTTCACTTATGTTGATCCTCAACCCGGGTCTCCACAGCTGGAAGAGTTACTAGAAGATTACTGGGATCTGATGCCAAAGTATCAG GGCGTGTCTTTCGACGATCTGGAAATCTTGAGGATAATATTTGGTATTTTCCCAACATATAGAGACAG TCCATTGCCAGCAGCGTTTGATCGTATTTTACAG TTTGGGGATGCTAGTGGCATACAGTCACCGGTTTCTTTTGGTGGTTTTGGGAGCTTGACTAGGCACCTGGGGAGATTGACAACTG GTATATATGAGGCACTTGAAGGCAATTTTCTGGACTCTAAAAGCTTGTCAATGTTGAATCCTTACATG CCAAACTTGAGCTCTTCCTGGTTATTTCAAAGGGCAATGTCAGCAAAAAAACAGTCCAACGTTCCACCAGATTTTATTAATGAACTTCTTTCTGCCAATTTCATAAGTATGAAG AAACTAGGGGATCCTGTCTTGAGACCTTTTCTTCAG GATGTTATACAGTTTGGGCCTCTTGTGAAAACACTAGGTCTCATAACGTTAACGAGACCTCAGATTATTCCATCAATATTCAAGCAG GTCGGAATTCCTGTGCTTCTTGAATGGTTTGGACATTTTATCATGCTGGGATACTATACATTTCTCTCTACCTTCCTCGACCCTACCATTAG GCCATTGATAGAATCATTTCCAGCCAAGATGAGATATGAATGGAAACGCGGACTTGAAGCTTGGCAATATGGAGCTGGTTTAGACTACAAACTGAGTCCCTCTGAAGCTCACGAGACGGCTAATAGATCAGATCCTAGCTAG